In the Quercus lobata isolate SW786 chromosome 5, ValleyOak3.0 Primary Assembly, whole genome shotgun sequence genome, one interval contains:
- the LOC115992105 gene encoding uncharacterized protein LOC115992105 isoform X1 has protein sequence MSNIIYNKLQCFIVLFLAFYYVLSDRFANGRAIGTMKTKEFVKHKGTIKSIQGGDGDIIDCVDIYQQPAFSHPLLKNHTIQMKPSSIPGGVIVNSIQEKLFQGWHKSGQCPEATIPIRRSQEDEHPRPRAIHFKPSTTQLNHSFAAYHKNHEYATVYINGDNFYGARSSINIWKPTVSDDGEISIAQIWVVAGPDEQLNTMEAGWNVYSDDQKTRFFIYWTSDGYHETGCYNLECSGFVQTNNEFAIGSPIEAVSSYDSNQYDIGITIYKDNENWWLQVEDQLIGYWPQSIFTYLASSATTLDWGGEIYNSKPGGSHTKTQMGSGHFPDEGYGKASYFRNIQYMDSTGNFRNAEDMGLILYVTNPPCYNIDVQIDKNYFGNGTHVYFGGPGYSEDKCP, from the exons ATGTCTAACATTATATACAATAAACTACAATGTTTCATAGTTTTGTTTCTCGCTTTTTACTACGTGTTAAGCGATAGATTTGCTAATGGAAGAGCCATTGGGACTATGAAAACTAAAGAGTTCGTTAAACACAAAGGAACAATCAAATCCATTCAG GGGGGAGATGGTGACATAATTGACTGTGTTGACATTTATCAACAACCTGCTTTTAGTCACCCACTTCTCAAAAATCACACCATacag ATGAAACCCAGTTCAATTCCCGGTGGAGTAATAGTGAATTCCATTCAAGAAAAATTGTTTCAAGGTTGGCATAAAAGTGGACAATGCCCTGAGGCAACAATCCCCATTAGACGATCACAAGAAGATGAACACCCCCGTCCCCGAGCTATTCATTTTAAACCAAGTACAACACAGCTTAATCATAGTTTTGCTGCTTATCACAAAAATCATGAG TATGCCACAGTTTATATTAATGGTGACAACTTTTATGGAGCACGTTCATCAATAAACATATGGAAACCTACTGTATCTGATGATGGAGAAATCAGTATTGCTCAAATATGGGTTGTAGCTGGTCCCGATGAACAATTAAACACCATGGAAGCTGGATGGAAT GTTTATTCAGATGACCAAAAGACAAGATTCTTCATATATTGGACT AGCGATGGCTACCATGAAACCGGTTGCTACAATCTTGAATGTTCTGGTTTTGTTCAAACAAACAACGAATTTGCCATTGGATCTCCGATAGAAGCTGTTTCTAGCTACGACTCGAATCAATACGACATAGGGATAACCATATACAAg GACAACGAAAATTGGTGGCTCCAAGTAGAAGATCAGTTGATTGGATACTGGCCTCAATCCATCTTCACATATTTAGCAAGTAGTGCTACAACACTTGATTGGGGTGGAGAGATTTACAACTCAAAACCTGGGGGCAGTCACACAAAAACTCAAATGGGAAGTGGCCATTTTCCAGATGAAGGCTATGGAAAAGCAAGTTATTTTCGAAATATTCAATACATGGATTCCACAGGCAATTTCAGAAACGCTGAGGACATGGGGCTGATTCTATATGTAACGAACCCACCCTGCTATAATATAGATGTCCAAATTGACAAGAATTACTTTGGCAATGGAACCCATGTCTATTTTGGGGGTCCTGGCTATTCTGAAGATAAATGTCCATAA
- the LOC115992105 gene encoding uncharacterized protein LOC115992105 isoform X2 produces MKTKEFVKHKGTIKSIQGGDGDIIDCVDIYQQPAFSHPLLKNHTIQMKPSSIPGGVIVNSIQEKLFQGWHKSGQCPEATIPIRRSQEDEHPRPRAIHFKPSTTQLNHSFAAYHKNHEYATVYINGDNFYGARSSINIWKPTVSDDGEISIAQIWVVAGPDEQLNTMEAGWNVYSDDQKTRFFIYWTSDGYHETGCYNLECSGFVQTNNEFAIGSPIEAVSSYDSNQYDIGITIYKDNENWWLQVEDQLIGYWPQSIFTYLASSATTLDWGGEIYNSKPGGSHTKTQMGSGHFPDEGYGKASYFRNIQYMDSTGNFRNAEDMGLILYVTNPPCYNIDVQIDKNYFGNGTHVYFGGPGYSEDKCP; encoded by the exons ATGAAAACTAAAGAGTTCGTTAAACACAAAGGAACAATCAAATCCATTCAG GGGGGAGATGGTGACATAATTGACTGTGTTGACATTTATCAACAACCTGCTTTTAGTCACCCACTTCTCAAAAATCACACCATacag ATGAAACCCAGTTCAATTCCCGGTGGAGTAATAGTGAATTCCATTCAAGAAAAATTGTTTCAAGGTTGGCATAAAAGTGGACAATGCCCTGAGGCAACAATCCCCATTAGACGATCACAAGAAGATGAACACCCCCGTCCCCGAGCTATTCATTTTAAACCAAGTACAACACAGCTTAATCATAGTTTTGCTGCTTATCACAAAAATCATGAG TATGCCACAGTTTATATTAATGGTGACAACTTTTATGGAGCACGTTCATCAATAAACATATGGAAACCTACTGTATCTGATGATGGAGAAATCAGTATTGCTCAAATATGGGTTGTAGCTGGTCCCGATGAACAATTAAACACCATGGAAGCTGGATGGAAT GTTTATTCAGATGACCAAAAGACAAGATTCTTCATATATTGGACT AGCGATGGCTACCATGAAACCGGTTGCTACAATCTTGAATGTTCTGGTTTTGTTCAAACAAACAACGAATTTGCCATTGGATCTCCGATAGAAGCTGTTTCTAGCTACGACTCGAATCAATACGACATAGGGATAACCATATACAAg GACAACGAAAATTGGTGGCTCCAAGTAGAAGATCAGTTGATTGGATACTGGCCTCAATCCATCTTCACATATTTAGCAAGTAGTGCTACAACACTTGATTGGGGTGGAGAGATTTACAACTCAAAACCTGGGGGCAGTCACACAAAAACTCAAATGGGAAGTGGCCATTTTCCAGATGAAGGCTATGGAAAAGCAAGTTATTTTCGAAATATTCAATACATGGATTCCACAGGCAATTTCAGAAACGCTGAGGACATGGGGCTGATTCTATATGTAACGAACCCACCCTGCTATAATATAGATGTCCAAATTGACAAGAATTACTTTGGCAATGGAACCCATGTCTATTTTGGGGGTCCTGGCTATTCTGAAGATAAATGTCCATAA
- the LOC115989240 gene encoding uncharacterized protein LOC115989240: MVPLLKSIMRAQLEDLANKDAEDKYKAVEEAFLSEFGLDDKEKTDKGGGNARHGQRKSKYKKKKKDKRWPKELKATGGSEEQRENVEQMLCLSSFPAARDGNDPTNPEIVGPVTTDELEQEEWKLTPEEEKEQRMLDEHLEYQRQIENEAKQKRLAELNKARSSEGNVEKMSLRRINFDDFHWKYFYQAQGVKLDEKLCKLQQELHLTPYNLNLTRSN, from the exons ATGGTGCCCCTGCTGAAGTCAATCATGCGG GCACAACTGGAAGATCTGGCTAACAAAGATGCAGAAGACAAGTATAAGGCTGTAGAAGAAGCATTCTTATCAGAATTTGGACTTGATGACAAGGAAAAGACTGACAAAGGAGGTGGTAATGCAAGACATGGACAGAGAAAATCAaagtataaaaagaagaaaaaggataaaagaTGGCCCAAGGAATTAAAG GCAACTGGAGGTAGTGAGGAGCAACGGGAAAATGTGGAGCAAAT GCTGTGCCTCAGTTCTTTTCCAGCTGCACGTGATGGAAATGATCCTACTAATCCTGAGATTGTTGGTCCTGTAACCACTGATGAATTGGAGCAAGAGGAATGGAAACTTACACCTGAGGAGGAGAAAGAGCAAAGAATGCTTGATGAGCATTTGGAGTATCAGAGGCAGATTGAGAATGAGGCCAAACAAAAGCGCCTTGCTGAGCTAAATAAAGCCCGAAGCAGTGAAGGAAATGTGGAAAAAATGTCCCTTAGACGCATCAACTTTGATGATTTTCACTGGAAATATTTTTATCAAGCTCAGGGTGTCAAATTGGATGAGAAATTATGCAAACTTCAACAAGAGTTGCACCTTACCCCATATAACTTGAATCTGACTAGATCCAATTAG
- the LOC115990074 gene encoding uncharacterized protein LOC115990074 gives MRSKKRKATASPSHPPPSDVDDRSLTITKEVNGAIDELYNGHPTEALNLVKSTLSRHPNSALAHGALSFIHLKISHLATIIDNYRPEMLEHIKRSVDSSKRAVQLCQDSLSFWFFHASALMALAKNDANAGFEAVIEACDTGLAIQYPTVIDYSFEIYKDNNPESWLTQSQIELHRKKLRLLKLESKYFIDTTFLVIIKNEVQELQGRKEEIEEKAIALRKNLKKVLNDETVVTRVKDYWNDTMSMELKKDLLRIRIKSLKRHFDKKKSPEAVAVVMQAVEYVKAAKNWKFWTCCCCNERFFDVNSNAEHLKSVHLGTLSDELRSVEPKIVSDSIHDSVKSRKWGPVDVVAAVKMMEDLSRKEVGDEVFLKQKWPYCIDREREAIINKIRALLDQFLSIRCFVQSHLQALMDLIMEMLKKRIPEQLLKEHCLNRTLLSACFLDISELNRVFEFLDDLGNICGLHGLCKGLVNDEVRGEPCEKLVFNKDFSFVEFDKRMLSGQLVVPNDGAAVTSSAVDEIELNDDEHKDAIVDWLLKGGTNSGEQLKQWKNLIETCKGQGKEFFKIYEAEFHRMQNICEKKIEYLRDIKECQNLESICVEEDKRKEEFGNEPLSYESLLSKRERQIKNTNDENFESDIIWKILAGHHVDNEINLEIKKLLDEMAHHGDNEIKLEIKRLIDEMTAKVD, from the exons ATGAGAAGCAAGAAACGCAAAGCAACTGCCTCTCCTTCTCACCCTCCACCGTCTGATGTTGATGATCGATCACTCACCATTACCAAAGAAGTCAATGGCGCCATTGATGAACTTTACAATGGGCATCCAACCGAAGCCCTCAATCTTGTCAAGTCCACCCTATCCCGCCACCCAAACTCCGCCCTTGCACACGGCGCCCTCAGCTTCATCCACTTAAAAATCTCGCATTTAGCCACCATCATCGACAATTACCGCCCCGAGATGCTCGAACATATCAAGAGATCAGTCGACTCATCTAAGCGAGCCGTGCAGTTATGTCAAGACTCCCTCTCCTTCTGGTTCTTCCACGCTTCCGCACTCATGGCATTAGCCAAAAACGACGCCAATGCTGGCTTCGAAGCCGTGATTGAAGCATGTGATACCGGTTTAGCCATCCAATACCCCACCGTGATCGACTATAGCTTTGAAATTTACAAGGACAACAACCCCGAAAGTTGGCTCACACAGTCCCAAATTGAATTACACAGAAAGAAACTCAGGCTTCTCAAATTGGAAAGCAAGTATTTCATTGACACTACATTTCTGGTAATCATAAAGAATGAGGTTCAAGAACTAcaaggaagaaaggaagagaTCGAAGAGAAAGCTATTGCGTTGAGGAAGAACCTCAAGAAAGTGTTGAACGATGAAACTGTGGTGACCCGAGTCAAGGATTACTGGAATGACACGATGAGTATGGAGCTAAAGAAGGATCTGTTGAGGATTCGAATCAAAAGCCTTAAACGGcattttgataagaaaaaatCACCGGAGGCTGTGGCAGTGGTGATGCAGGCGGTGGAGTACGTGAAGGCGGCGAAGAATTGGAAGTTTTGGACGTGTTGTTGTTGTAACGAGAGGTTTTTTGACGTAAATTCGAATGCAGAGCATCTGAAGAGTGTGCATTTAGGGACTTTATCCGATGAGTTACGATCTGTAGAGCCGAAAATTGTATCTGATTCAATCCATGACTCCGTTAAATCAAGAAAATGGGGACCCGTCGATGTGGTCGCAGCTGTGAAAATGATGGAAGATTTGTCAAGAAAAGAGGTTGGAGATGAAGTTTTCTTGAAACAAAAATGGCCTTATTGCATCGATAGAGAACGTGAAGCGATCATTAATAAAATCCGAGCGCTATTAGACCAGTTCTTGAGCATTAGATGTTTCGTTCAGAGCCATCTTCAAGCGTTAATGGACTTGATAATGGAAATGCTGAAGAAGCGAATCCCGGAACAGTTGCTTAAGGAACACTGTTTGAACCGCACTCTGCTCTCAGCATGCTTTCTTGACATCTCAGAGCTTAATCGTGTGTTCGAGTTCTTGGATGATCTCGGCAATATTTGTGGGTTACACGGGCTCTGCAAGGGTCTTGTGAATGATGAGGTTAGAGGTGAGCCATGTGAGAAGCTTGTTTTTAATAAGGACTTCTCTTTTGTAGAATTCGACAAGAGAATGTTGAGTGGACAGCTTGTTGTGCCAAATGATGGAGCTGCTGTTACTTCTAGTGCTGTTGATGAAATCGAATTAAATGATGATGAACATAAAGATGCTATTGTGGATTGGTTATTGAAGGGAGGAACTAATAGTGGGGAGCAATTGAAGCAGTGGAAAAATTTGATAGAAACTTGTAAAGGTCAAGGGAAAGAGTTTTTCAAGATCTACGAGGCTGAATTTCACCGGATGCAGAatatttgtgagaaaaaaatagagtaCTTGAGAGACATTAAGGAATGTCAGAATTTGGAGAGTATATGTGTTGAAGAAGATAAGAGGAAGGAAGAGTTTGGGAACGaaccattgagttatgagtctCTCTTATCAAAGCGGGAGAGACAGATTAAGAACACAAATGACGAGAATTTTGAGTCAGATATCATATGGAAAATTTTGGCAGGACATCATGTGGACAATGAAATAAATTTGGAGATTAAAAAGCTACTTGATGAGATGGCACATCATGGggacaatgaaataaaattggagATTAAAAGGCTGATTGATGAGATGACAGCAAAG GTTGATTGA